In Streptomyces sp. NBC_00433, a single genomic region encodes these proteins:
- a CDS encoding glycosyltransferase, giving the protein MSARAFDVMIPYYGDVPLLRAAVRSVQAQDGEDWHLTVVDDGCEPGVPEWFAGLGDPRVSYLRNPCNLGVTGNFNRCVELARAPHVVLMGCDDLMLPGYLRTVRRALRRAPQAAMVQPGVQVVDAAGRPCGTLVDTAKRRIYAPPGIRSAPALLGGEDLAVSLLRGNWLYFPSLCWRTEALRRHPFRADLGVIQDLAVVVDLLLDGALLATDPEVCFRYRRHPVSASATEAVTGARFTEARRFFLTTAARLTRHGWPRAARTAQHHWSSRVHALTLLPTSPRAAAPLLHHAFARRQSPPAWSIANGTHGAASPVTPPAGPSAGSHADTPAAAGRTPLPFDRDALSRPPETGCATHGADSLPTPPAGPNAGSHADTPAAAAAATGRTPALSDRDALSRPPETGCATPEADSLPTPPAGPSTGSHADTPAAAGRTPLPFDRDALSRPPQTGCTPPEADSLPTPPAGPSTGSHADTPRRTPADVPAAEGGG; this is encoded by the coding sequence GTGAGCGCGCGGGCCTTCGACGTGATGATCCCGTACTACGGCGATGTGCCGCTGCTGCGGGCCGCGGTGCGCAGCGTGCAGGCGCAGGACGGCGAGGACTGGCACCTGACGGTCGTCGACGACGGGTGCGAGCCAGGGGTGCCGGAGTGGTTCGCCGGGCTCGGCGACCCCCGGGTGAGCTATCTGCGCAACCCGTGCAACCTCGGGGTGACCGGGAATTTCAACCGCTGCGTGGAGCTGGCGCGGGCGCCGCACGTCGTCCTCATGGGCTGCGACGACCTGATGCTGCCCGGCTATCTGCGGACCGTGCGGCGGGCGCTGCGGCGCGCGCCGCAGGCGGCGATGGTGCAGCCCGGGGTGCAGGTCGTGGACGCGGCGGGACGGCCGTGCGGCACGCTCGTCGACACCGCGAAGCGGCGCATCTACGCGCCGCCCGGCATCCGCAGCGCACCGGCCCTGCTCGGCGGCGAGGACCTGGCGGTCAGCCTGCTGCGCGGCAACTGGCTCTACTTCCCCTCGCTGTGCTGGCGCACCGAAGCGCTGCGCCGCCACCCCTTCCGCGCCGACCTCGGCGTCATCCAGGACCTGGCGGTCGTGGTCGACCTGCTCCTCGACGGCGCCCTGCTCGCCACCGACCCCGAGGTCTGCTTCCGCTACCGCCGCCACCCCGTCAGCGCGTCCGCCACCGAGGCGGTGACCGGCGCCCGCTTCACCGAGGCCCGGCGCTTCTTCCTCACGACAGCCGCCCGCCTCACCCGACACGGCTGGCCCCGCGCCGCCCGCACCGCCCAGCACCACTGGTCCTCCCGCGTCCACGCCCTGACCCTCCTCCCCACGTCCCCCCGGGCCGCCGCCCCGCTCCTCCACCACGCCTTCGCCCGCCGCCAGTCGCCTCCGGCGTGGTCGATCGCGAACGGCACGCACGGGGCCGCCAGCCCCGTCACCCCGCCGGCGGGCCCGAGCGCCGGCTCGCACGCGGACACCCCTGCCGCTGCGGGCCGCACGCCCCTGCCGTTCGACCGCGACGCACTCTCCCGGCCGCCGGAGACGGGCTGCGCCACGCACGGGGCCGACAGCCTGCCCACCCCGCCGGCAGGCCCGAACGCCGGTTCGCACGCGGACACCCCTGCCGCTGCGGCGGCCGCTACAGGCCGCACGCCCGCGCTGTCGGACCGCGACGCACTCTCCCGGCCGCCGGAGACGGGCTGCGCCACGCCCGAGGCCGACAGCCTGCCCACCCCGCCGGCAGGCCCGAGCACCGGCTCGCACGCGGACACCCCTGCCGCTGCGGGCCGCACGCCCCTGCCGTTCGACCGCGACGCACTCTCCCGGCCGCCGCAGACAGGCTGCACCCCGCCCGAGGCCGACAGCCTGCCCACCCCGCCGGCAGGCCCGAGCACCGGTTCGCACGCGGACACCCCGCGACGGACGCCCGCCGACGTGCCGGCTGCGGAGGGCGGCGGGTGA
- a CDS encoding DUF2304 domain-containing protein, with translation MQLSVITSLTGLALLACILELLRRHQLREKYAALWLAVGSAVVPLGLFPQMLDSLARGLGIMSGASLVLFAGIVLLLLVCLHLSWESSRLEEETRTLAEEIALIRTALDEQNRPSGRRTEGGPV, from the coding sequence GTGCAGCTGTCCGTGATCACCTCGCTCACCGGACTGGCCCTGCTGGCCTGCATCCTGGAGCTGCTGCGCCGGCACCAGCTGCGGGAGAAGTACGCGGCGCTGTGGCTCGCGGTGGGCTCCGCGGTGGTGCCGCTCGGGCTTTTCCCGCAGATGCTGGACTCGCTGGCGCGGGGCCTGGGCATCATGTCGGGCGCCAGCCTGGTGCTCTTCGCCGGGATCGTGCTGCTGCTCCTGGTGTGCCTGCACCTGAGCTGGGAGTCCAGCCGCCTGGAGGAGGAGACCAGGACGCTCGCCGAGGAGATCGCCCTGATCAGGACGGCGCTGGACGAGCAGAACCGGCCGTCGGGCCGCCGTACGGAGGGCGGCCCCGTATGA
- a CDS encoding glycosyltransferase family 2 protein: MTPDPDTAARRVLVIVPAWNEAEGLASVLAELRAAVPAADVLVVDDGSTDRTAQTARTAGARVARLPYNLGVGGAMRTGYRYALDQGYDAAVQVDADGQHDPGYVPALLAALESADLVVGARFAGVGDYRVRGPRRWSMRLLSLVLSGMAGTRLTDATSGFRACNRDMIAFFARWYPAEYLGDTVESMVGALRRGYQVRQVPVAMRPRTTGVPSQSPARALVYLARTALVLLLALTRRVPAPQRAEPTALVPEPAGVAR; this comes from the coding sequence ATGACGCCGGACCCGGACACGGCGGCACGGCGGGTCCTGGTCATCGTGCCCGCCTGGAACGAGGCGGAGGGCCTGGCGTCGGTGCTTGCCGAGCTGCGGGCCGCCGTCCCGGCCGCCGACGTCCTGGTGGTGGACGACGGGTCCACCGACCGCACCGCCCAGACCGCCCGCACCGCCGGCGCCCGGGTCGCCCGGCTGCCGTACAACCTCGGCGTGGGCGGCGCCATGCGCACCGGCTACCGCTACGCCCTGGACCAGGGCTACGACGCCGCCGTGCAGGTCGACGCCGACGGCCAGCACGACCCGGGGTACGTGCCCGCGCTGCTGGCCGCGCTGGAGAGCGCCGACCTGGTCGTCGGCGCGCGGTTCGCGGGCGTGGGCGACTACCGCGTACGCGGCCCGCGCCGCTGGTCGATGCGGCTGCTCTCGCTGGTGCTGTCCGGGATGGCCGGCACCCGGCTGACCGACGCGACCTCCGGCTTCCGCGCCTGCAACCGCGACATGATCGCCTTCTTCGCCCGCTGGTATCCGGCCGAATACCTGGGCGACACCGTCGAGAGCATGGTCGGCGCGCTGCGCCGCGGCTACCAGGTGCGGCAGGTGCCGGTGGCCATGCGGCCGCGCACCACCGGGGTGCCCAGCCAGTCGCCAGCACGGGCGCTGGTCTACCTGGCCAGGACCGCGCTGGTGCTGCTGCTCGCCCTGACCCGCCGGGTCCCGGCGCCGCAGCGCGCAGAGCCGACCGCCCTGGTGCCCGAACCGGCGGGGGTCGCCAGGTGA
- a CDS encoding methyltransferase domain-containing protein, with protein MKGLVPRGTGLVGVGMAVNAAGAYGHLALAGRALDTAGMAGLSVVWAVAFSVGIGLFFPLEQELTRTVAARVAGGAGTGPLLRRGTTVAAGLLAAAVLLLAAAHRPLTRIAFDGDAALLWPLAGALSALAAAHTLRGLLAGHARFAAYAGQLTLDGLLRLATAAALLLTGSHSPTAFALILTTSPLLACLPFLPTASRPANPLVPAPPATATPIPRSPQAARARTTPSLPPAGLPQPAPTATPAAPPQAVTTATLSTSPLPTSPQDTPAALAHSAPNPRGRPDTPTAPAQPAPTPRGPQDAPGRPARSRRHGRFGSRAAAGGQSAPRSPQGTAGGRRHGRFGAQGAAGGTGPAQPAPTPRGPQGTAGGRRHGRFGARGAAGSPAGADGPPPAAGEIGRGLVALIGGAVFAQVLANAPVLGAKGLAPGDAALVTALLCALTLVRVPQFAVGALQAGLLRELTVRQERGDRAGVARGVWRSAGGMAGLGVVCTVPAALGGPWVTERLLAAPPVLGHLDFAALGLGTTGYLVAYLLGNGTLATGGHRPQALAWAAGAAVTAAALALPGAPGPRVEAAYALGSWTAAALLAARLIRTLRLDPSVKGDLMSDTASPDYTARLLTRRLLPTQAPYRWNLRRLRLGRVLDVGCGVGRNLRHCAPGSVGVDHNAHSVAAARARGLTAYTPEEFAATDCVPGSFDSLLCAHVLEHLDAAKASALLATYLPYVRPGGRAVLITPQEAGFASDATHVRFVGFTELAEEARAAGLDVRRAYSFPLPRAAGRLFRHNEFVLVSTAPDTAHGKRS; from the coding sequence GTGAAGGGGCTGGTGCCGCGGGGGACGGGGCTGGTCGGCGTCGGGATGGCGGTCAACGCGGCCGGGGCGTACGGGCACCTGGCACTCGCCGGGCGCGCGCTGGACACCGCGGGGATGGCCGGGCTGTCCGTGGTGTGGGCGGTGGCCTTCTCCGTCGGGATCGGGCTGTTCTTCCCGCTGGAGCAGGAGCTGACCCGCACGGTGGCCGCCCGGGTCGCGGGCGGCGCCGGTACGGGCCCGCTGCTGCGGCGCGGTACGACGGTGGCCGCGGGCCTGCTCGCCGCCGCCGTGCTGCTGCTCGCCGCGGCCCACCGCCCGCTGACCCGAATCGCCTTCGACGGCGACGCGGCCCTGCTGTGGCCGCTGGCCGGCGCCCTGTCCGCGCTCGCCGCCGCCCACACGCTGCGCGGACTCCTGGCCGGCCACGCCCGTTTCGCCGCCTACGCGGGCCAGCTCACCCTCGACGGCCTCCTCCGCCTGGCCACCGCCGCCGCCCTGCTCCTCACCGGCAGCCACTCCCCCACCGCCTTCGCCCTCATCCTGACCACCTCCCCCCTGCTGGCCTGCCTCCCTTTCCTCCCAACAGCCAGCCGACCGGCCAACCCCCTCGTCCCCGCACCCCCTGCTACCGCCACCCCCATCCCCCGCAGCCCGCAGGCCGCCCGCGCCCGTACGACACCGAGCCTCCCGCCCGCGGGCCTGCCGCAGCCCGCGCCCACCGCAACCCCGGCCGCGCCGCCGCAGGCCGTAACGACCGCAACCCTCTCCACGTCCCCGCTGCCCACCAGCCCGCAGGACACCCCGGCAGCCCTGGCGCATTCCGCACCCAACCCCCGCGGTCGGCCGGACACCCCCACCGCCCCGGCGCAGCCCGCGCCCACCCCCCGCGGTCCGCAGGACGCCCCCGGCCGCCCCGCCCGGAGCCGCCGGCACGGGCGGTTCGGCAGCCGGGCGGCGGCGGGCGGGCAGTCCGCGCCCCGCAGCCCGCAGGGCACCGCCGGGGGCCGCCGGCACGGGCGGTTCGGCGCCCAGGGGGCGGCGGGCGGAACTGGCCCGGCGCAGCCCGCGCCCACCCCCCGCGGTCCGCAGGGCACCGCCGGGGGCCGCCGGCACGGGCGGTTCGGCGCCCGAGGGGCGGCGGGCTCGCCCGCGGGGGCGGATGGGCCCCCACCGGCCGCGGGGGAGATCGGCCGCGGCCTGGTCGCACTCATCGGCGGTGCCGTCTTCGCGCAGGTGCTGGCCAATGCCCCGGTACTCGGGGCGAAGGGGCTGGCGCCCGGGGACGCGGCGCTGGTGACCGCGCTGCTGTGCGCGCTCACCCTCGTGCGGGTGCCGCAGTTCGCGGTGGGGGCGCTTCAGGCGGGGCTGCTGCGGGAGCTGACCGTGCGGCAGGAGCGTGGGGACCGGGCGGGGGTGGCCCGGGGGGTGTGGCGCAGCGCCGGGGGGATGGCGGGGCTCGGGGTGGTGTGCACGGTGCCGGCCGCGCTGGGCGGGCCGTGGGTGACCGAGCGGCTGCTCGCGGCACCCCCGGTGCTCGGGCACCTGGACTTCGCCGCGCTGGGCCTGGGGACCACCGGCTACCTGGTGGCGTATCTGCTGGGCAACGGCACCCTCGCGACCGGCGGCCACCGCCCGCAGGCGCTGGCCTGGGCGGCGGGCGCCGCCGTCACCGCCGCCGCGCTGGCGCTGCCCGGGGCCCCGGGTCCGCGCGTCGAGGCGGCGTACGCGCTGGGCTCGTGGACCGCCGCCGCGCTGCTCGCCGCCCGCCTGATCCGTACGCTCAGACTCGACCCATCCGTGAAAGGCGACCTGATGTCCGACACCGCCTCCCCCGACTACACCGCCCGTCTGCTGACCCGGCGGCTGCTGCCCACGCAAGCGCCCTACCGCTGGAATCTGCGCCGGCTGCGGCTGGGCAGGGTGCTCGACGTCGGCTGCGGGGTGGGCCGGAATCTGCGGCACTGCGCCCCTGGCAGCGTCGGCGTGGACCACAACGCGCACTCGGTCGCGGCGGCCCGCGCCCGCGGCCTGACCGCGTACACGCCGGAGGAATTCGCCGCGACCGACTGCGTACCGGGCTCGTTCGACAGCCTGCTGTGCGCGCACGTCCTCGAACACCTGGACGCGGCGAAGGCGTCGGCGCTGCTGGCGACGTATCTGCCGTATGTGCGGCCCGGCGGCCGGGCCGTGCTGATCACCCCGCAGGAGGCGGGCTTCGCCAGCGACGCCACGCATGTGCGCTTCGTGGGCTTCACCGAGCTGGCCGAGGAGGCGCGGGCCGCCGGGCTCGACGTACGCCGGGCGTATTCCTTCCCGCTGCCGCGTGCGGCGGGGCGGCTCTTCCGGCACAACGAGTTCGTCCTGGTCTCGACCGCACCGGACACGGCCCACGGGAAGCGGTCGTGA
- the rfbB gene encoding dTDP-glucose 4,6-dehydratase gives MTAHHPTTTRVLVTGGAGFIGSHYVRALLAPGAEPVEVTVLDALTYAGSAANLDPVRTDPRLSFVHGDIRDAALVDHLAARHDQVVHLAAETHVDRSIAGAADFVTTNVAGTHTLLDAAVRHGVAVFVQVSTDEVYGSIETGSWPETDPLRPNSPYAASKASADLLALAQHRTHGLDVRITRCSNNYGPRQFPEKVIPLFVTRLLEGRPVPLYGDGRHVRDWLHVSDHVRGIELVRRGGRAGEVYNIGGGTELTNRELTGRLLDACGAGWDLVQQVPDRKGHDLRYSVDWGKIRAELGYAPQVDFAAGLAATVDWYRRRRDWWEPLLSASAGVVGPR, from the coding sequence ATGACCGCCCACCACCCCACCACCACCCGCGTCCTGGTCACCGGCGGCGCCGGCTTCATCGGCTCGCACTACGTCAGGGCCTTGCTGGCGCCGGGCGCGGAGCCCGTCGAGGTGACCGTGCTCGACGCGCTCACCTACGCCGGCAGCGCGGCCAACCTCGACCCGGTGCGCACCGACCCGCGGCTGTCCTTCGTGCACGGCGACATCCGGGACGCCGCCCTGGTCGACCATCTGGCGGCCCGGCACGACCAGGTCGTGCACCTGGCCGCCGAGACCCATGTGGACCGCTCCATCGCGGGCGCCGCCGACTTCGTCACCACCAACGTGGCCGGCACCCACACGCTGCTCGACGCGGCCGTACGGCACGGCGTCGCGGTCTTCGTGCAGGTGTCGACCGACGAGGTCTACGGGTCGATCGAGACGGGCTCCTGGCCGGAGACCGACCCGCTGCGCCCCAACTCCCCCTACGCGGCCTCGAAGGCGTCCGCCGACCTGCTGGCGCTGGCCCAGCACCGCACGCACGGCCTGGACGTCAGGATCACCCGCTGCTCCAACAACTACGGGCCCCGGCAGTTCCCCGAGAAGGTGATCCCGCTGTTCGTGACCCGGCTGCTGGAGGGCCGCCCGGTGCCGCTGTACGGCGACGGCCGGCACGTACGCGACTGGCTGCACGTCAGCGACCACGTCCGCGGTATCGAGCTGGTCAGGCGCGGCGGCCGGGCGGGCGAGGTCTACAACATCGGCGGCGGCACCGAGCTGACCAACCGCGAGCTGACCGGGCGGCTGCTCGACGCGTGCGGCGCCGGCTGGGACCTGGTCCAGCAGGTGCCCGACCGCAAGGGCCACGACCTGCGCTATTCGGTAGACTGGGGCAAGATCCGCGCCGAGTTGGGCTATGCCCCGCAGGTCGACTTCGCGGCCGGCCTGGCCGCGACGGTGGACTGGTACCGGCGGCGCCGCGACTGGTGGGAACCGCTGCTGTCCGCGTCGGCCGGAGTGGTGGGACCACGATGA
- a CDS encoding glucose-1-phosphate thymidylyltransferase, with protein MKALVLAGGHGTRLRPITHTSAKQLVPVANRPVLFYGLDAIADCGIEDVGIIVGDTAAEIMAAVGDGSAHGVRVTYIRQEQPLGLAHAVLIARDFLGDDDFVMYLGDNFIVGGIGDQVAAFRAHRPAAQLLLTRVPNPSDFGVAELDARGRVVSLCEKPAEPRGDLVLVGVYLFSAAVHDAVRAIKPSGRGELEITDAIQWLIDHDADVRSEVIDGYWKDTGNVTDMLEVNRSVLETLERGVHGEVDTASELVGRVSVGAGARISGSRIVGPVMIGPGTVVEGCYVGPFTSIGADCVLRDSEIEFSIVLPGASILGVRRIEASLIGRKVEVTPGPRTPAAHRFVLGDHSKVQISS; from the coding sequence GTGAAGGCCCTCGTCCTGGCCGGCGGCCACGGCACCCGCCTGCGCCCGATCACCCACACCTCCGCGAAGCAGCTCGTGCCGGTCGCGAACCGGCCCGTCCTCTTCTACGGCCTCGACGCGATCGCCGACTGCGGCATCGAGGACGTCGGCATCATCGTCGGCGACACCGCCGCCGAGATCATGGCGGCGGTCGGCGACGGCTCCGCGCACGGCGTGCGCGTCACGTACATCCGGCAGGAGCAGCCGCTCGGCCTGGCGCACGCGGTGCTGATCGCGCGGGACTTCCTCGGCGACGACGACTTCGTGATGTACCTGGGCGACAACTTCATCGTCGGCGGCATCGGCGACCAGGTCGCCGCCTTCCGCGCCCACCGCCCCGCCGCGCAGCTGCTGCTGACCCGGGTGCCGAACCCGTCGGATTTCGGCGTGGCGGAACTGGACGCGCGCGGCCGGGTGGTGAGCCTGTGCGAGAAGCCGGCCGAGCCGCGCGGCGACCTCGTGCTGGTCGGCGTCTACCTCTTCTCGGCCGCCGTCCACGACGCGGTCCGCGCGATCAAGCCCTCGGGGCGCGGCGAGCTGGAGATCACCGACGCGATCCAGTGGCTCATCGACCACGACGCCGACGTGCGCTCCGAGGTCATCGACGGCTACTGGAAGGACACCGGCAATGTCACCGACATGCTGGAGGTGAACCGCTCGGTGCTGGAGACCCTGGAGCGCGGGGTGCACGGCGAGGTCGACACGGCCAGCGAGCTGGTCGGCCGGGTCAGTGTCGGCGCGGGCGCCAGGATCAGCGGGTCGCGCATCGTCGGCCCGGTGATGATCGGCCCCGGCACGGTCGTGGAGGGCTGCTACGTCGGCCCGTTCACGTCGATCGGCGCCGACTGCGTGCTGCGCGACAGCGAGATCGAGTTCTCGATCGTGCTGCCGGGCGCGTCGATCCTGGGGGTGCGGCGCATCGAGGCGTCGCTGATCGGCCGCAAGGTCGAAGTCACACCGGGCCCGCGGACCCCCGCCGCCCACCGGTTCGTACTCGGCGACCACAGCAAGGTGCAGATCTCGTCATGA
- a CDS encoding CDP-glycerol glycerophosphotransferase family protein has translation MTPRLTVVVPVYNIEQYLEECLRSIAAQTLAELDVVMVDDGSTDTSADIARAFAARDPRFRLVSQANGGLGHARNTGARHADPATSYLTFIDSDDVLPPRAYEQLTGLLDRSGSDFATGNVYRLTTAGRSQAWQHRGMTKTVSRTHITRDLGLLSDRVAWNKVFRRTFWDRHGLAFPEGVLYEDTPLTIPAHFLADAVDVLHEHVYYWRIREGSITRRRTDVKGVRDRIAAVDGVSRFLADPANTRWSRHKRDYDRSVLTDDLLYFIEALPMAGPEYHQVFMDRAGDYLSRVDPTLYPGLPVELRLRWELIRQGRLDDLLTVLGHERHGGRGVFDLAGLPLRKRAVVVRPDGSPVRLSRAATATGTTDLPVVARLRDLEWRDGKLVLKGYAYIRNVDARTRRSSLKTAVATCGRRKLLLPVRTVRVPDVTDEQSQERHCYDWSGFEITVDPARLRTDGGWKPAQWRVGIVVAGAAAVRPAALRADEAGAGSSPVPFRLDDDTRLVPWYKDGRLHLSVEPVTRRLTAHRPSGDGLLHLDLAVRDRTLPVAVRLTQQATGATLDHPLAPSGEPAAGWTALAADVPLAGLAAARPPMSGLPKEVAPETTATWTAEALFRDGGRARLSLDRDLPAGRYPLPPDERLGDPRPRELSVEGTAAGNLVLRDRTPQAVADRLSFTPDGHLLVSGELPPAAAAPAAEGVRLMLRHGTYSAETGAEAVADGEGGRFSAAVDVGALPHSGRWYLHLRAGGTDTPVRVAPGAMSGLPLEAAVADGTRPVRLDRRFHDHLFVAAGSAVPAADRGPYRQRMLRERRYPVLARSQLTGSVLYSSFDGRRCDDSPRAVHDELVRRGAALDHVWVVADRTTAVPAAARSVVLGSHAWYEALARSRHIVTNSHLPGFFRRRDGQHVVQTWHGTPVKRFGQDLAGTLCADLTHMWPQPLRGGQWTVLLSPNAQSTPALRRALAFAGEVAETGLPRNDLLSGEDRDKIAEDVRARLGLPPGRTVVLYAPTVRDDEAYDAAHQRLHLAADLAAMEAELGDTHVLLVRAHPRVADTVPAGGGFVRDVSAHPDLAELLLAADVLVADYSSLLADFAVTGRPILLHTPDLAHMRDTLRGFTFDFEAQAPGPLLSTTPELIAALRDPADAVRPHGAAYDAFRAAFCHLDDGGAASRVADLILRGPRI, from the coding sequence ATGACGCCCCGCCTGACCGTCGTCGTCCCCGTCTACAACATCGAGCAGTACCTGGAGGAGTGCCTGCGGTCGATCGCCGCGCAGACGCTGGCAGAGCTTGACGTGGTGATGGTGGACGACGGTTCGACGGACACCAGCGCGGACATCGCGCGGGCGTTCGCCGCCCGCGACCCGCGCTTCCGGCTGGTCTCCCAGGCCAACGGCGGCCTCGGCCACGCCCGCAACACCGGCGCGCGCCACGCCGACCCGGCGACGTCGTACCTGACCTTCATCGACAGCGACGACGTGCTGCCGCCGCGCGCGTACGAGCAGCTGACCGGCCTGCTCGACCGGTCCGGCTCGGACTTCGCCACCGGCAACGTCTACCGGCTGACGACGGCGGGCCGCAGCCAGGCCTGGCAGCACCGCGGCATGACGAAGACGGTCAGCCGCACCCACATCACCCGCGACCTGGGCCTGCTGTCGGACCGGGTGGCCTGGAACAAGGTCTTCCGCCGCACCTTCTGGGACCGGCACGGACTCGCCTTCCCCGAGGGCGTGCTGTACGAGGACACGCCGCTGACCATCCCCGCGCACTTCCTCGCCGACGCCGTCGACGTGCTGCACGAGCATGTGTACTACTGGCGCATCCGCGAGGGCTCGATCACCCGGCGGCGCACCGACGTCAAGGGCGTACGCGACCGGATCGCGGCCGTCGACGGGGTCTCGCGCTTCCTCGCCGACCCGGCCAACACCCGCTGGAGCAGGCACAAGCGGGACTACGACCGATCGGTGCTCACCGACGACCTGCTGTATTTCATCGAGGCCCTGCCGATGGCGGGACCCGAATACCACCAGGTCTTCATGGACCGCGCCGGCGACTACCTCAGCCGCGTCGACCCCACCCTCTACCCCGGGCTGCCGGTGGAGCTGCGGCTGCGCTGGGAGCTGATCAGGCAGGGCCGGCTCGACGACCTGCTGACGGTGCTCGGCCACGAACGGCACGGCGGGCGGGGCGTCTTCGACCTCGCGGGGCTGCCGCTGCGCAAGCGGGCCGTCGTCGTACGCCCCGACGGCTCGCCGGTACGGCTGTCCCGGGCGGCGACCGCGACCGGCACCACCGACCTGCCGGTCGTCGCCCGGCTGCGGGACCTGGAGTGGCGCGACGGCAAGCTGGTGCTCAAGGGCTACGCGTACATCCGCAATGTCGACGCCCGCACCCGGCGCTCCTCGCTCAAGACGGCCGTCGCCACCTGCGGGCGGCGCAAACTGCTGCTGCCGGTGCGTACGGTGCGGGTCCCCGACGTCACCGACGAGCAGTCGCAGGAACGCCACTGCTACGACTGGTCCGGTTTCGAGATCACCGTCGACCCGGCGCGGCTGCGCACCGACGGCGGCTGGAAGCCGGCGCAGTGGCGGGTCGGCATCGTGGTCGCGGGCGCCGCCGCGGTCCGACCGGCCGCGCTCCGCGCCGACGAGGCCGGCGCGGGCTCCTCGCCCGTGCCCTTCCGGCTGGACGACGACACCCGGCTGGTGCCCTGGTACAAGGACGGCAGGCTGCACCTGTCGGTCGAGCCGGTCACCCGGCGGCTGACCGCCCACCGCCCCTCCGGCGACGGCCTGCTCCACCTGGACCTGGCGGTCCGCGACCGTACGCTGCCGGTCGCCGTGCGGCTGACCCAGCAGGCCACCGGCGCCACCCTCGACCACCCGCTGGCCCCGTCCGGCGAGCCCGCCGCAGGGTGGACCGCGCTCGCCGCCGACGTGCCGCTCGCCGGACTGGCCGCCGCCCGGCCCCCGATGAGCGGGCTCCCGAAGGAGGTCGCCCCCGAGACGACGGCGACCTGGACGGCCGAGGCCCTCTTCCGCGACGGCGGCCGCGCCCGCCTGAGCCTCGACCGCGACCTCCCCGCGGGCCGCTACCCCCTCCCCCCGGACGAGCGCCTCGGCGACCCCCGCCCGCGGGAGCTCTCGGTCGAGGGCACGGCGGCCGGCAACCTCGTCCTGCGCGACCGCACCCCGCAGGCCGTCGCCGACCGCCTGTCCTTCACCCCGGACGGCCACCTCCTGGTGTCCGGCGAACTGCCCCCGGCGGCGGCGGCGCCCGCCGCGGAAGGCGTCCGGCTGATGCTGCGGCACGGCACCTACAGCGCGGAGACCGGGGCCGAGGCCGTGGCCGACGGGGAGGGCGGGCGCTTCTCCGCCGCCGTCGACGTCGGGGCGCTGCCGCACTCCGGGCGGTGGTATCTGCACCTGCGGGCCGGCGGCACGGACACGCCCGTGCGGGTCGCGCCCGGCGCGATGTCCGGACTGCCCCTGGAGGCGGCGGTCGCGGACGGGACCCGGCCGGTGCGGCTGGACCGCCGCTTCCACGACCACCTGTTCGTGGCCGCGGGCTCCGCCGTCCCCGCCGCGGACCGCGGACCCTACCGGCAGCGGATGCTGCGCGAGCGCCGCTACCCGGTGCTGGCCCGCAGCCAGCTCACCGGCAGCGTCCTCTACAGCAGCTTCGACGGCCGCCGCTGCGACGACTCGCCGCGCGCCGTCCACGACGAACTGGTGCGGCGCGGCGCCGCGCTGGACCACGTCTGGGTGGTCGCGGACCGTACGACGGCGGTGCCGGCCGCCGCGCGGTCCGTGGTGCTCGGCAGCCACGCCTGGTACGAGGCGCTGGCCCGCAGCCGGCACATCGTCACCAACAGCCACCTGCCCGGCTTCTTCCGCCGCCGCGACGGCCAGCACGTCGTGCAGACCTGGCACGGCACCCCCGTCAAGCGCTTCGGCCAGGACCTGGCGGGCACCCTGTGCGCCGACCTCACCCACATGTGGCCGCAGCCGCTGCGCGGCGGCCAGTGGACCGTCCTCCTGTCGCCCAACGCGCAGTCCACCCCGGCGCTGCGCCGCGCCCTGGCCTTCGCCGGCGAGGTCGCCGAGACCGGGCTGCCGCGCAACGACCTGCTCAGCGGCGAGGACCGCGACAAGATCGCCGAGGACGTACGCGCCAGGCTCGGCCTGCCGCCGGGGCGCACGGTGGTGCTCTACGCGCCGACCGTGCGCGACGACGAGGCCTACGACGCCGCCCACCAGCGGCTGCACCTGGCCGCCGACCTCGCGGCGATGGAGGCGGAGCTGGGCGACACCCATGTGCTGCTGGTCCGCGCGCACCCGCGGGTCGCCGACACCGTGCCCGCGGGCGGCGGCTTCGTCCGCGACGTGTCGGCCCACCCCGACCTGGCGGAGCTGCTGCTCGCCGCCGACGTGCTGGTCGCCGACTACTCCTCGCTGCTCGCGGACTTCGCCGTCACCGGCCGCCCGATCCTGCTGCACACCCCCGACCTCGCCCATATGCGGGACACCCTGCGCGGCTTCACCTTCGACTTCGAGGCGCAGGCACCGGGGCCGCTGCTGTCGACCACACCCGAGCTGATCGCGGCGCTGCGCGACCCGGCGGACGCGGTGCGGCCGCACGGCGCGGCCTATGACGCCTTCCGCGCCGCCTTCTGCCATCTGGACGACGGGGGCGCCGCCTCCCGCGTGGCGGACCTGATTCTGCGCGGACCGCGCATCTGA